A segment of the Cololabis saira isolate AMF1-May2022 chromosome 3, fColSai1.1, whole genome shotgun sequence genome:
aagaaggaacagggattcaaacaaactcaatgcagaattaaaaaaaaaaagtacacagccacatcgttccctctgcgtcaagttgacggagaagcataaatccgggttgaacctgcaacccttgtggggaggggattaggctcatcagccgcaggaggtggtggttggacttctgcgggttcttcttctgtgggtcagacaggagtggacagctgcccccggaggacgacaacatgaaattcatttgtcacgagtcaccagacttctcctccgggtgatatGTCATGTGtctcagcaaatcaattctgcggctaaaacctttgttgcacgtcttgcacaaatatagattatcgcccgtgtgcgtggttatgtgccgtttaagggctgatgattcagtaaaggtttttccgcaggtgttgcactggtacggcctttcgccggtgtgggtcctcgagtgaaccaccagggtggaacgtagcctgtaactttttccacatgttttgcagatgtagggcttctcgcctgtgtgcgtgtatatgtgaTTTTTAAGAAGTGATGCGTGTCCaaacgattttccgcaggtgttgcacaggaatggcttttcgccagtgtgggtcctcgagtgaccCACCAGGTGGGAACgttgcctgtaactttttccacatgttttgcagatgtagggcttctcgcccgtgtgcgtgtatatgtgccgtttaagatttGATAATGTAGTAAAGGTTTtgtcgcaggtgttgcacaggtacggcctttcgccagtgtgtatcttcatgtgatccattaaattacaacttttactGAAATCTTCCCTGCAAGTGCTGAAAGAAAACGCCTTCTTCGCCGTGTGGGTCCTgtccagctttgatttacagttgctgtctgacgggacagcagcatcttcgtgttcaccgtgtcgtctcattggctccggatctgcagttttactggagtctgagcgtaaactttcagtcccttcctcatctttgttttgagcttcaggagaagtgtgcaacagcagctggtcaCAGTTTGGTCccggttcaccattttcaactttcacatcagcgacattgaccaatgagacatccacctctacgtccttgcgtttcatctcctgaccgctggagtcttcctccagttctgtagtctgtggatgccctggttccccctggtccgggctgcagctcctctccaggttatccaggtgctggtcactgaaaaccccgtcctcctccaccttacaaacattttcttgtgggagttctggaattacaaaaagggacaaaaagataggattttaacaagtcaaaagtgcttcccagtgttgattgtttggttgtatttgtgaggtttaaactttgtcctgaaccttcggtcttccccttcatctatgttgtatatatttgaaaacaagtgcattactctgtgtgaccattaggcggcactgtgactgtactcttgtgttactgcgttggtatcgagacagttgaagaataaagttgttgttctagaaatggcttcttccgcGTCATATATAACGATCTAAATACAAGTACTGCATATGAACACCTATATGAACATCCTCCAACCGTcgtgttttttgccagtgtcatctcacatcttacaAGTTCTAGTTCTAAGGTATAGAgtgtataacaaaataaatgttgacCGGTTTGAGATGCAGGTTGATGACATCCTATGGGATGATGGATACAcccatgatgatgttgaacaagCATATCAGTCATTTTTCAAGTCTTTCAACTCTGTATTCATCAGGTGCTTTCCTCTTGTCAGCAAAAAAGCAAACCAGGTCTCTGCATTTAGAAAACCCTGGTTTACACCAGATCTCCACAAGTCTCTGAAAGCTAAGAATAGATTGTATAAGAAATTCATCAGTAATCCATCCCCAATTAATAAAGCAAATTATAAGACATTTCGTAACAATTATAATCATCTTGTTAGAATTGCCAAGAAAAAGTACTTTTCCGACAAATTCAATGAGGcttctaataacataaaaactaCCTGGGGAGTCATTAACCAGCTTCTAAATATGAATAATTCTACAGCCAATCTTGTACAATCGAGTCTACTCTGACCCATCTGACATTGCATATgtttttaacaattattttgttaatattggtacagttctttcagaaagGATAACTCCTATAGCCGGGTCTCCATCGGAGTTTCTGACAGGTTCCCATCCTTCTATTCAGAGCTTCAAGCCTCCTACAGAGAAGGAAATCTTTGACATAATTATGTGCCTGAAAGACTCAGCTGCTGGTCATGATGAGGTCAGATCTAACTTAATTATGAAAACTAGACATTCAATTGCTAAGCCTTTGACCCATATTTTCACCAAATCTCTAGAAACTGGAATAATACCCAATGACCTCAAAATTGCCAATTGGCCCACCTAGATGGTGCTTTCAGCATAAGTGCTTACAAGATGAAGAATTTTGTAAAGTACATAGGAAAACAAATAGAGTAGTTCTTCAAAACTAACACTACACAGACAACAGCATGTATAAGGTGGGAAGCATTTAAAGCCTTTCTCAGAGGACATATAATAAGCTATACGGGTTCAAAGTCAAAAAAAGGCACAAGAAGAGAGattacatttggcaaaaaaaagaaaactcttcaagaaaaagtttatgaaaaaaacaactctCAACTGGAAAAAGAATTACTAATTTTGAGGTCTGAATATGACAAACAATCTGCTTTTAGAGCCGCATCTAGTCTTCTAAGATTAAAACAGTCATTCTATGAACAAGGTGATACATCTGGAAAACTATTAGCATGGCAAATAAAACAATTAGAGACCAGAACAGCTATTACAACAATAACATCCAACGGGAATGTTGTGGTGAACCCTACAGAAATAAATGATGCTTTC
Coding sequences within it:
- the LOC133440427 gene encoding zinc finger protein 239-like, which encodes MKRKDVEVDVSLVNVADVKVENGEPGPNCDQLLLHTSPEAQNKDEEGTESLRSDSSKTADPEPMRRHGEHEDAAVPSDSNCKSKLDRTHTAKKAFSFSTCREDFSKSCNLMDHMKIHTGERPYLCNTCDKTFTTLSNLKRHIYTHTGEKPYICKTCGKSYRQRSHLVGHSRTHTGEKPFLCNTCGKSFGHASLLKNHIYTHTGEKPYICKTCGKSYRLRSTLVVHSRTHTGERPYQCNTCGKTFTESSALKRHITTHTGDNLYLCKTCNKGFSRRIDLLRHMTYHPEEKSGDS